A region of the Anolis sagrei isolate rAnoSag1 chromosome 4, rAnoSag1.mat, whole genome shotgun sequence genome:
GTGAGGAATGTGTGCACTGTCGTCCACAAAAATAGTTTCCAAAACTCTTTCTAAGACTAGTaattaaccaaaaaaaaaacaacaacaacaaaaacggcCAAAGACTTAAGAATTGGAACATACAgtactttgatattctgagaaCTTCTGATATAATGCTAAATATCAGTAATCAGATTACCATATGATTCTTGTAGTTGCTAACTGTGATTTTTCTAGGGGCAAGACCATAGAAATAAGTATCCTTGTTGGTTACAGGTTCATCTCCACCAATGGACTATAGAAATGCACCTGAGAACTGCAAGGAGCTCCCTGTGTCCTGCTCTGACTCCAAATCTTTACCATCGTCTATATCTAGTACTGACTCCTTGAGTGAGCAGCGGACTGGGGCAACTCTGGGGAGACCAGCAGCCGCAAATGCAGCCCGAGAGCGGAGCCGAGTGCAGACTCTGCGCCATGCCTTCTTGGAGCTTCAGAGAACATTGCCCTCTGTGCCTCCTGACACCAAACTGTCCAAATTGGATGTGCTTCTCCTGGCCACGACCTACATCGCTCATCTCACCCGTAGCCTGCAGGATGAAGACGATATGCCTGGAGAGGGCTTGGGCACATTGAGAGGGGATGGCTACCTGCATCCAGTTAAGGTAAGTCATGCAAAAATAAACAAGTGGGTTAACATAATAAGAGTATTTTCATGGGCTACAGTTTCTAGAATCTTGCAGCCAGCATGGCTACTGCCATGTTGGCTAGAGCATTCTGTGAATTTTAGATTGTAAAATAATGCTTCCAAGTTCTAGTATAAGGATATTAAATATTTTGCATTACAGTTATACCTCAATTTATGTAgcagatgtgttcctgggcatttacaaaatttggaaaacggaagcagaaagaaagatagattcCTATACCACAaaaaagagccattcagcaagctttttgtttaaaattgataatatgtaaatattaaattaaacaaCCAGGTTGAGTAATTCTAtttaagtaaacaaacaaaaaattcaAACTTCAAGAAACTACCTGAAGACTTCTTACAAAATGCATTCATGGATTACATTTTTCTTTCACCATCTTCTACATTCCTTAATGTTTTCATTTTGGTAACCAGACTTATAATTTGTTCTTTTATCAATTCTTTTGTAATGGTGTGAAAGTAGCTGGTGAGATAGATTTATCTGCTCTTCCCTTTTGTTCATGGATTATCCGTGAAGGATTCTGGCAGTGGCTACTGTCTATCTTTTCTATTCTAGGCAAATACAGATATTACAGAAAAAttgccaacaaaaaaaatcacgCTCTCCTCCTTCTCAACCTTTATTGCACTGTTTGCTGAAAAAGCACTTCTGCAACTTGGCATGAAATTTCTGTATTGTTTTCACCTCTCCTTATAGAGAGCTgcggtggcataatgggttaaacccctgtgctggctgaactgctgtcctgaaggtcggcagttcagatccgcgagacagggtgagctcccatctgtcagctccagattctcatgtgggaacatgagagaagcctcccacaggacagtaaaacatccaggtgtcctctgggcaacgtccttgcagatggccaattctctcacaccagaagcgacctgcagtttctcaagctgcttcagacatttaaaaaaacaatctcCTTCACCATTCTTTCAATGCTGACACAATTCATCCATCTAGTGAGAGgatgaggggagaaaggaaggctgagtgggtgaaaaatatttttaaaaggatctTCACTGTCAATAGATTTTGTTAACTGAAGTATGATTATATTCTGAATTTTTCACCAAGGGAAAAAGTCACATTCAGCACTGTTTTATAATAATGTCCATTCAAGAGCACTGCTGAAATACCATTGCAATTCTAGACAGCATATAATTTAGAGCATTAAAGTTTCCTTTACCATACCTGTTCTGAAAAGTCTCTCATTGGGGACAAGTTCTTAAATCCAATGGAATAGAAAAGAATTTGCGGACCAAAAAGTATACAGGATCAAAGCCCTAAATCCATGCATTCTCTTAGCCACTAGCTCTTTAATTAGTAGTTTCTAATCTAGAAGGAAATGACTGCAGGAAATTACTAATTAAACGGCTAATTACAAGGGCAAGCTGTGAACCACACATCACATCCAATTCTTATTGTAAAGCCGCCCTTTAATCATTTTTTCCTATGCTCATTCTGTCTAATGGTATCATAATGTctctttctcattttttaaaataaaaaacctaTAGATGCAATTGCACCTTATTAAAGAACATTGGAATATGTTGTCCCTAGGCTATAAAAAATAACATTCACATCTAAGAAAAAATGTGCACAATCCTGGCTACATGTGATACCATCGAGGGAATGGGATCTATAGCAGGACATCGTAATGACAGGGCAAGCAAGTAAATCCAACTGAAGGGCCATCAATTATCAAGCCCACAATTATACTAAAACCCTCACTTCCAAGTAAATGTTTAAGGGACATTTATCTATGCTTATGTGTGTCTCTCTccttgtgtttttatttaatcATTTTCATCTCACCTTTTCTTAAATAGTCGGACTCAATATGGCCTGCAAAAACTAAAGCacataaaaacagataaaaagtaattgttaaaatgcaattaaacagtTGACCAAGTGAAAACCTTTTTAAAATCCACTAGAAATGAAGATCAACACACCATTAAACTTTTACTTTGAATTCTGAAAAGCCCATAGAAAAAGAAGACTTTGGACTTGATAAAGAAGAAACAGCAAGGAGGGACCCATCCTAGTCTCATAGGAAAGGAATACCAAAGCCTGGGAGCATGTATAGAAGAAGCTCTCTTCTTCGTTGCCACCAAACATACCTGGGAAGGTGGACAGAGCTGTGTTCCACAGATCTAGTGTGACCAAGACCCTAATTATCTTTCAGATTGCCTGGCCATTAGCCACAGAGGATTTAATAGATCATAAGCAggtctttgaattgtgcccacaGACTGTGGGCTACAGTTATATGTTTTGTGCCAATGAAAGAACAGCTTTTGTCAGCAGAAGAAAGAAGATACAATCCCCTCTTTATTTTGCAGCTTAGCAAGAGCCCTCCAATTCTATCCAGAGGTTTGGAGATCCTCTGGGGCAGTTTAAGGGAAGTGCAAGATGCTACAATGgcaggagaaaagaggaagggctCAGTGCATAAGTTGGAGTCCACTTTCAAGGCAGATTTTGCCCTGCACATTGTTATAGGGAGGAAAATATCACTCTTCTCCAACCTTGCTTGAACAGCATATTGCacaaaagatatttatttatttatttattaactacatttctataccaattttctcacccctgggggcaaAATTTTGATAATTCCAATAAGAATTTTTTGTTTCATCTTTGGACTTGTCCCTTTTGTTTCTTGCAAACAAAATAGGCAACTCCAATTTCCTTCTTCTGAACTAATTTATATTCCATAAATTAACTGTGTTACCAATGTCAACAAACCAAatctataaagcagtggttcccaacctgtagtccatgcatccccaagaactaaaatatggtctgtggtttcaccgttactacacagttgcaacaagagcaactggtatgcggaaccctcttatagtgcagagacttattaaaaatggttttctgtgggtgagtagatggcgactactggatggcatatgttctgcatcagaaacttgagctgatgtggtctagccaatgcaattttctgagtcagcaccccaaataatcaaaccaaatctaaagttgaccaaaaactgattaataaccttttggtactactgttggagagtggtccctggttaaagtggtcctttttcaaaaaatggttgggaacttcTGCTATAAAGGTTTACTAAAAATTGATCACATTGAGTTTGGTGGGACTAATTATCAAGTCAGTAGGTATACACGCCCACTGTTCTTATTCATTCATTGACTTATAgtattgcatttttttcaatattCAAAAAGATTTTCAATAGCTACATAAAATTGGTTTTAAAACGAATTCTGAAAGTGaacagaaaaacaaatatttttaaatgtgctCACCTTGAACGCTGTAAGAGATGCTAGAAATGCTCGTCTTCAAAATTGTACATTGTCTTTGTTACATTTTAAAAGAGCCCTTATGAGGAACACAAGCCTTTTGAAATGTACTCCCCTTGAACCCTGTAACATATTCGAGAAATGCTAACTATTGTTTTAAATACTGTGTAGTCTTGTTACCTGCTCATCACCTTTTGTATAGTCCATGCTATGTGTTTGAATATATAGTCCCTTTCATCATCAGTTTAACCAACACAACTGAGTCttgttatatttttgtataaGTGAGGGGCGGCATTCACAAGTGATGCAGCTTGTGTGTGCATTATTTTGCTTTTCATAACTGACAGTTAAAATAACTGGGCTTATAGCATGTTGGATTCATGTTTGTATTGTCTTTTTGCTATACTTTGAATGTAAAACTGGCCACATTACATGGAGGTTTCTGGGGGATGTCATAAAAGAAAGCCACTTCCTCAAGCTTTAGTTCTCTAGTTGTTGTTTGTATTGACATGAATCAGAAGCTTTCTTATCAATTGAAAAAGCTGGATCTGGAACTGGCATATGCTATTTTGTTTCCTGGGGTGGAATAGAAAATGCATCCATTCTGCCTCAGGTTCGGATTCATAGCACCACAagccacaaaaacacacacacactctttcccatCTGCAGAAGAAAAATACGTTAATTGCCGGTTAACCAATTGTTACCTACAGCCAAAAACTATTGCCCGAGGCAACTGCCTTGCTCTCAGTAATGACAGAAATAATGTTTTGATCCCGTTGCAACTAACAAAGATAGAAGCCAGCTCCATCTCAATCCAGATTCTGATTTGGATCAGATTTAATGCATTTAACAATTAAGAGTGTCACCATTTAGGCAACCGCTAATTGTATGGAGTCATTCATTGGAAGCTGATGGTCCTGATACCAGTGAGGTGgcaaatctgttttttaaaaagagccatAAAAGAAGCTGAACCTTATCTTAAAAaacagattcagcaccttggacatcACTTTCAGAGGCTAAACTGAAACTTGGGGTAGATTCACTATTCCACTGACATGGGGGCTTCCTATTCCCCACTAACATCATCTTGTCTAATTTCTTATGGGGGAAATGTATTATTCGTTGATTCATTGTCTAGTGCAATTTGTCAGTAATGATAATGAGGACGTTTGTAAACTGCAGACACTTGCACTTTCCCTCCTCTTGTGTAGTCTCGCTCTTCTTGTGTTTCAGAAACTGTATGACAGCGAAGCAATGCTAACCTATTTTGCACTTTTTGTGTATGTTCTCTTGCAGAAATGGCCAATGCGATCAAGACTATACATTGGAGCCTCTGGACAGTTTTTGAGTCATTCAGTGCAAACagaaaacacaaatcaaggagaaACCTCAACCAATGTACAAATGTAAACCTGTGTTTTCTCTTGAAAAGAGTTGTATTTATTATTCCAGATATATTTAAATTCATATACACCCTCCAACAATGATGCCATTTCCCCCATTCCTAGGTTGAGCGGACACTATCTAAAATAAGGTGGTATTCTGAAACTTAGAAATTGCTCAGAGATTAGGTTTATTCACATTCAGAAACAGTCTGTTCAGATATACAGTATAGTGTTGCCCTTTTGTTTCATCAATTTTTGCAGtttccaaaatggcaaaataTATTCTTAATTATTGTCCCAGGTGAGATCCATAAATTCCTAGCTCGTAATACATTGTGTTATTCTTGCTGCAAGAGACATAAGCTGCTTTTCCTCAAGAAACATTTACCACTAGATATTTCTCTTGAATGAACTTATCTGCCTCTTTTCTCTGATAAAGTGAATGTGTGTTAATAGTTGCATGAAAATATGTACAGCATATAAACCATTTGAGCAGCTTTGTAGATTGAATTTAGCAATAATATACCtggtaatataatttaatatcattcatacttcctctttgccttcagtacaataaaaaaatttttttttgggggggcgtATTTTTATGCTACAACATGTGTATAATATGCTTTATTGGTTGAAATCCTTAATGCAGAAAATGGATCTTGCATGTTTGCTTACCTCAGTTgaaacatctgcatgtttttagAATTGAAAGTGCAGTGAGATATTCATCCAGTCATCTTCTCTTATGCATGTATGTGCTATACATGATTTATCGGAATTATGGAATATATGAGATTTATATTAAATACATAGAAAACCATGTTGATTTGTCAAAATCTTAGGAAAGCTAAAGGGCCCCAAAAAGCCAAGATAATTGAAAAATATGTAAGAAGAATATGTGGGAAGATTCTCTGAATGTTTATtgatataaataacaatatagtaataaaaatactttgaatatgttttaatggtttttaactggggtttttaaaaatactgtttatatttaatcctgttttaatgtttgcatattgatatgttttaaattgtatgcaaaTGCTTTTATGTAaaattgctttgagtctccttcgggagagataaagtggggtatagataataataacaacagtaatatgcCTTTAGGTTGATTCCATCCTATGCCAACCCCATTataaggttttcttgacaagatttattgcaagggggtttgccattgcttttatCTGTGAAAGTGTGACTTCTGCAAGGtcacccagggtccttccacacagccacataactcagaatatcaaggcagaaaatcccataatatctgctttaaactgggttatttgagtccacactgccatacagtacagttcaaagcaaataatgtgggattttattcagctgtgtggaaggggcctcagtgggtTTGTATGGTCAAATGAAGCATTGCATGCTGGTTTCTTCTTAATTATTGTCCCAAGTGAGATCCATAAATTCCTAGCTCGTAATACATTGTGTTATTCTTGCTGCAAGAGACATAAGCTGCTTTTCCTCAAGAAACATTTACCACTAGATATTTATCTTGAATGAACTGATCTGCCTCTTTTCTCTGATAAAGTGAATGTGTGTTAATAGTTGCATGAAAGTCTTAAGTCTTAGGTCAACACTTAAGCTACTACAGTACACTGTCAACTCTTCTTTGTATATGGCATGCAATTAATCCCCATTTATTTGCATATGGCATGTGGTTCATCCCCATTACAACATAATAACTATGCCTTGATGCAGCCTACCTGCTGTCCTTCAAGTGGTAGatgaaaacctttttattcaggcaatcctctaaagaaggtttttaagatcaccaggagctgctgtgattttatatgcatttaattattattattattactgtttaaaTACTTGtataatgtatattttaagttgcattatttatttattcatttaatttatttatattccgcccttctcaccctggaggggactcagggcaactcacaacaaaggcaaaattcaatgccttgacTATAtatcagcataaaacaacataaacgtTAAAATCATATCATTAAAACATATTGATTAAGacagttatttaaaatcacacaatccgagAACATAAGTCATGAGCCATTCCAACTGTCATCTATACTTTACAATGCTTTTAGGTGGGAGCAGCAGtttccatatggagagaaaaagcgggagataaataaacataataataatacatagagtttATATAAAACCAAATTCTCTCAGTACTATGAAAAATATGGCTTGCCCTGACATAAGCACATTCTTTTGAAAATGAATAATTTGCCACTCTCTACTATATGGATGGAGAATGTGTGCTTTATGTTCTGCTGGATGGCAATTCTACTTGTTCTTTAATGCAGGGACTTTTTCActtcaacccctttctgcccaagaaatatttatataaccCAGTGTATAGGTAAGccactcttgagtccccttc
Encoded here:
- the TCF24 gene encoding transcription factor 24; this encodes MDYRNAPENCKELPVSCSDSKSLPSSISSTDSLSEQRTGATLGRPAAANAARERSRVQTLRHAFLELQRTLPSVPPDTKLSKLDVLLLATTYIAHLTRSLQDEDDMPGEGLGTLRGDGYLHPVKKWPMRSRLYIGASGQFLSHSVQTENTNQGETSTNVQM